In Bacillus sp. KH172YL63, one genomic interval encodes:
- a CDS encoding fatty acid desaturase, with amino-acid sequence MTNIKTLKKEVAPYEKSTMKESIWQLINTLGPFFLLWFLAYQSLSVSYWLALIPIVIAAGFLTRIFIIFHDCTHYSFFKSRRANRTVGTAMGVLTLFPFDQWGHDHAVHHATSGNLDKRGTGDIWTLTVEEYIAAPIRTRLAYRFYRNPFVMFILGPIYVFLLKNRFNRKNARKKEKMNTYLVNVIIVTLIALLCVALGWQEFLLVQGSIFMISGSIGIWLFYVQHTFEDSYFEEDKEWQYVLAAVEGSSFYKLPKIMQFLTGNIGYHHVHHLSPRVPNYKLEEAHKNTEPLQNVPTISLATSLKSLRFKLWDEDNKTFVSFRGINSTAKSKAAIRAEAKPEL; translated from the coding sequence ATGACAAATATAAAAACGTTGAAAAAAGAAGTGGCACCTTATGAAAAATCGACAATGAAAGAAAGTATTTGGCAGCTCATCAATACGCTTGGGCCATTTTTTCTTCTATGGTTCCTTGCTTATCAGAGCCTTTCGGTTTCGTACTGGCTTGCGCTCATTCCAATCGTGATCGCGGCAGGATTTCTGACGAGGATCTTTATCATCTTTCATGACTGCACCCATTATTCTTTCTTTAAAAGCCGCCGAGCGAACCGGACAGTCGGAACGGCAATGGGTGTGCTGACGCTGTTCCCGTTTGATCAATGGGGACATGACCATGCGGTTCATCACGCAACAAGTGGTAACCTGGATAAACGTGGAACAGGTGATATTTGGACATTGACCGTTGAAGAGTATATAGCGGCACCTATCAGAACTCGTTTAGCGTATCGCTTTTATCGCAATCCGTTCGTTATGTTTATATTAGGACCGATCTATGTATTCCTTCTTAAGAATCGATTCAATCGAAAGAATGCACGAAAGAAAGAAAAAATGAACACCTATTTAGTAAATGTGATCATCGTGACGCTTATCGCACTTCTATGTGTGGCTCTTGGATGGCAGGAATTCCTTCTTGTACAGGGATCAATCTTCATGATTTCCGGCTCCATCGGTATTTGGTTATTCTATGTGCAACATACGTTTGAAGACTCGTATTTCGAAGAAGACAAAGAATGGCAATATGTACTGGCAGCTGTGGAAGGAAGCTCGTTCTACAAGCTTCCGAAGATCATGCAGTTCCTGACTGGTAATATAGGCTACCACCATGTTCACCATTTAAGTCCGAGAGTGCCGAACTATAAACTTGAAGAAGCACATAAAAATACTGAGCCTCTGCAAAACGTGCCGACCATCTCACTGGCAACAAGCTTGAAATCACTACGCTTTAAACTTTGGGATGAAGATAACAAAACGTTTGTAAGCTTTAGAGGCATCAATTCTACAGCCAAATCAAAGGCAGCGATTAGGGCTGAAGCCAAACCTGAACTATAA
- a CDS encoding response regulator, protein MIRIVIAEDKESLLETIGSLLNLEEDIEVVGVAQNRQHALQLIQHLKPDIFILDINDLLRDGPLQGADCHLLVFTTFDREGYLEQVQQAGASGYLLKDSPSEELTKSIRRMMEGQQVYSPDLVEKNPVSFEIPHDQGTKKNYLSMMMDKMKHRAV, encoded by the coding sequence ATGATCCGCATTGTAATAGCTGAAGACAAAGAATCATTATTAGAGACAATCGGCTCCTTACTCAACCTCGAAGAAGACATAGAAGTAGTCGGAGTCGCCCAAAACAGGCAGCACGCCCTTCAGCTCATACAGCACCTCAAGCCGGATATTTTCATCCTCGATATCAACGACCTCTTGAGGGACGGACCTCTACAAGGCGCAGATTGTCACTTACTTGTGTTCACGACATTCGACAGGGAGGGATATTTGGAACAGGTGCAGCAGGCTGGGGCAAGTGGATACCTGTTAAAGGATAGTCCAAGCGAGGAACTGACGAAATCCATTCGCAGGATGATGGAGGGGCAACAGGTTTATTCCCCTGATCTGGTTGAGAAGAACCCTGTGTCGTTCGAGATCCCCCACGACCAGGGAACGAAGAAAAATTATTTATCGATGATGATGGATAAGATGAAACATAGAGCAGTGTAA
- the rluF gene encoding 23S rRNA pseudouridine(2604) synthase RluF, translating to MRINKYISEAGKASRRGADKLITEGRVTINGKIAKIGDQVNPGDDVLVSGAPVRVARNNVYIALNKPVGITSTTEKGVKGNIIDLVNHPLRIFNIGRLDKESDGLILLTNDGDIVNEILRAENQHEKEYVVTVDRPISEDFLKQMSEGVKILGTKTLPCKVEQVSKYVFQITLTQGLNRQIRRMCEVLGYEVYRLQRTRIMNIQLGNLPVGQWRDLSKKEKNRLFQDLNYEPKEW from the coding sequence ATGAGAATCAATAAATATATTAGCGAAGCTGGAAAAGCATCGAGACGTGGTGCAGATAAACTGATCACAGAAGGCCGGGTTACGATCAACGGGAAGATTGCCAAAATCGGCGACCAGGTGAACCCGGGAGATGACGTCCTTGTAAGTGGAGCGCCTGTAAGGGTTGCCCGCAACAATGTGTACATCGCATTGAATAAACCGGTTGGAATTACGAGTACAACGGAAAAAGGCGTGAAAGGGAATATTATCGATCTCGTCAATCATCCGCTCAGGATTTTCAACATCGGACGATTGGATAAAGAATCGGACGGCTTGATCCTGCTTACGAACGACGGGGATATTGTCAATGAGATCCTCCGCGCCGAGAATCAGCATGAGAAAGAATATGTCGTGACCGTCGACCGCCCGATCTCTGAGGATTTCTTAAAGCAGATGTCAGAAGGCGTGAAGATCCTTGGTACGAAGACACTTCCGTGTAAAGTGGAACAGGTGTCTAAATATGTGTTTCAAATCACGTTGACACAAGGATTGAACCGTCAGATCCGCCGCATGTGTGAAGTGCTCGGCTACGAAGTATATCGCCTGCAGCGCACACGCATCATGAATATCCAACTTGGAAATCTTCCTGTCGGACAATGGCGCGATCTTTCCAAGAAAGAAAAGAATAGATTATTCCAGGATCTGAATTACGAACCGAAAGAATGGTAA
- a CDS encoding MerR family transcriptional regulator translates to MEYTVKKLGEIAGVSTRTLRYYDEIELLKPARVNSSGYRLYGKKEVDRLQQILFYKEMGVGLDDIKAILDDPAFDADKALQEHRQTLLDRRAQLDLLIENVDKTIRAKGGEISMSDKEKFEGFKQNMIDENERKYGKEAREKYGDKAVDESNAKVMNMSQEDYEKVKKLEAEIKRTLEEAFQTGDPGSESAQKAAALHKEWITFYWGHYSKEAHAGLAQMYVDDERFKSYYDREQDGMAAFLRDAIHIYTGPQ, encoded by the coding sequence ATGGAATACACCGTAAAGAAATTAGGTGAAATCGCAGGCGTGAGCACGCGGACACTGAGATACTATGATGAAATAGAACTGTTGAAGCCGGCACGGGTCAATTCATCAGGTTACCGGCTTTACGGAAAGAAAGAGGTAGACCGTCTGCAGCAGATCCTCTTTTACAAAGAAATGGGCGTTGGGCTTGATGACATCAAGGCCATTCTCGATGACCCCGCATTTGATGCAGATAAAGCTTTACAGGAGCATAGGCAAACATTACTCGACAGGCGGGCCCAGCTTGATCTATTGATTGAAAATGTCGATAAAACCATCCGGGCAAAGGGAGGAGAAATCAGTATGAGCGACAAAGAAAAATTTGAGGGGTTCAAACAGAACATGATCGATGAAAACGAGCGGAAATACGGAAAAGAAGCCAGGGAGAAATATGGTGACAAGGCGGTTGACGAATCAAACGCCAAAGTCATGAATATGTCTCAGGAAGACTATGAAAAGGTCAAGAAGCTCGAAGCGGAAATCAAACGGACGCTTGAAGAAGCTTTCCAAACCGGGGACCCGGGAAGTGAAAGTGCACAAAAAGCAGCAGCTCTCCATAAAGAATGGATCACATTCTACTGGGGACATTATAGCAAAGAAGCACATGCCGGGCTTGCCCAGATGTATGTGGACGATGAGCGGTTCAAATCATATTATGACCGGGAGCAGGACGGGATGGCGGCCTTTCTGAGGGATGCGATTCACATTTATACAGGTCCCCAATAA
- a CDS encoding DUF3934 domain-containing protein yields MSKPKKKSGVGQGTGKKGWNRWKAGANKKKSNKPYTSKGVKHGSKQEDN; encoded by the coding sequence ATGAGTAAACCGAAGAAGAAAAGCGGCGTTGGCCAAGGAACAGGGAAAAAAGGCTGGAACCGCTGGAAGGCAGGCGCCAACAAAAAGAAAAGCAACAAGCCCTACACAAGCAAAGGCGTAAAGCACGGAAGCAAGCAGGAAGATAATTAA
- a CDS encoding cold-shock protein has protein sequence MQEGTVKWFNAEKGFGFIEIEGGDDVFVHFSAIQGEGFKSLDEGQKVTFDTEQGQRGLQATNVVKA, from the coding sequence ATGCAAGAAGGTACAGTAAAATGGTTTAACGCAGAAAAAGGATTCGGATTCATCGAAATCGAAGGTGGAGACGATGTATTCGTACATTTCTCAGCTATCCAAGGCGAAGGATTCAAATCTTTAGACGAAGGTCAAAAAGTTACATTTGACACTGAGCAAGGTCAACGTGGACTTCAAGCGACTAACGTAGTTAAAGCGTAA